Proteins from a genomic interval of Phocoena phocoena chromosome 20, mPhoPho1.1, whole genome shotgun sequence:
- the RNF225 gene encoding RING finger protein 225: protein MPCPRPPWIRRPRVPLGSEPSIPGSPSTLRPPSRGEDEDEGDGEEGDGSRGPILPPASPVECLICVSPFDSVFKLPKCLDCCHVFCLECLARLSLATAGGGDAVACPVCRAPTRLAPRRGLPALPTQLGLLPGSARAPPPRQGSVRFDRRRGLLYVRQPPPAPGPRKARPPPPPPLRLGRPLSRRLTLTRSARVFHAAVALAVLVAAGLVVTGLYIFFLIPRATTSSPARPQLVALAPAPGFSWFLPRPTPAAPWTPGWMPRPVDHDLNAAPPGAAEDALEPEGVPEETKTPDGSLDRRWGLEAWPDWAPRARGGWRRWGAQ, encoded by the coding sequence ATGCCCTGCCCTCGGCCGCCCTGGATCCGCCGCCCCCGGGTCCCCCTGGGCTCGGAGCCTAGCATCCCGGGCTCGCCGTCCACACTCCGGCCCCCCAGCAGGGGGGAGGACGAAGACGAGGGtgatggggaggaaggggacGGCAGCCGGGGACCCATCCTGCCGCCCGCGTCCCCCGTGGAATGCCTCATCTGCGTGTCGCCCTTCGACAGCGTATTCAAGCTGCCCAAGTGCCTGGACTGCTGCCACGTCTTCTGCCTCGAGTGCCTGGCTCGTCTGTCTCTGGCCACGGCGGGCGGCGGCGACGCGGTGGCCTGTCCCGTGTGCCGCGCCCCCACGCGCCTGGCCCCACGCCGCGGGCTCCCCGCGCTGCCCACGCAGCTCGGCCTGCTGCCCGGCTCCGCACGCGCCCCGCCGCCGCGCCAGGGCTCCGTGCGCTTCGACCGCCGGCGCGGCCTGCTCTACGTGCGGCAGCCGCCGCCCGCGCCCGGACCGCGCAAGGcccgccccccgccgccgccgccgctgcgcCTCGGCCGCCCGCTGTCGCGCCGCCTGACGCTGACCAGATCGGCCCGGGTCTTCCACGCGGCCGTCGCCCTGGCCGTGCTTGTGGCCGCGGGCCTCGTGGTCACGGGCCTCTACATCTTCTTCCTCATCCCGCGCGCCACCACCTCCAGCCCCGCTCGGCCCCAGCTCGTGGCGCTCGCCCCGGCGCCCGGCTTCTCCTGGTTCCTGCCTCGGCCCACGCCGGCGGCGCCCTGGACCCCCGGCTGGATGCCGCGCCCCGTGGACCATGACCTGAACGCCGCCCCACCGGGGGCTGCAGAGGACGCGCTGGAGCCCGAGGGGGTTCCCGAAGAGACAAAGACGCCGGACGGGTCCTTGGACCGCAGGTGGGGGTTGGAGGCTTGGCCTGACTGGGCCCCGCGGGCACGCGGCGGGTGGAGGCGGTGGGGGGCGCAGTAA